A stretch of Parvimonas micra DNA encodes these proteins:
- a CDS encoding pyridoxamine 5'-phosphate oxidase family protein produces MEMRRKDRELSIEEGKELLKNGEYGILSTSDSCNQPYGIPLSYAYCNDVIYIHCTDQGGHKLKNIEENSKISFTVVDKVERLPNQFSTKYMSVIVFGKISIVDDEEKNRGIQSILFKYSPDFVESGMKYIEKSIEKIHILKIIIDKISTKGRKK; encoded by the coding sequence ATGGAAATGAGAAGAAAGGATAGAGAACTAAGTATAGAAGAGGGAAAAGAATTACTAAAAAACGGAGAATATGGAATTCTTTCAACATCTGATAGCTGTAATCAACCTTATGGAATACCATTGAGTTATGCATATTGTAATGATGTTATATACATTCATTGTACAGACCAAGGTGGACATAAATTAAAAAATATAGAAGAAAATTCTAAAATTTCTTTTACAGTGGTAGATAAAGTTGAGAGATTACCAAACCAATTTTCAACAAAATATATGTCTGTAATTGTATTTGGAAAAATTTCTATAGTTGATGATGAGGAAAAAAATAGGGGTATTCAGTCAATCTTGTTTAAATATTCTCCTGATTTTGTAGAGTCAGGAATGAAATATATTGAAAAAAGTATTGAAAAAATTCATATACTAAAAATAATTATAGATAAAATTTCTACTAAAGGACGAAAAAAGTAA